One segment of Oscillospiraceae bacterium MB08-C2-2 DNA contains the following:
- a CDS encoding PolC-type DNA polymerase III: protein MNLGTFGTLIADYLERPLSPALADAEILHIALDRDKAILSVQIKPGSLVSKTELSHIASVLGDKLSLTGCTLIPRYAPQLFQASYFQDLIDAVRKKGVPVNGFFDGAAASFADDTLTIQLAGAGADFLEGLNCPKLLEQAIKEEFSRAVAVVFVAGQQSEEEDFTQVREAEIAQTARMQMATTRSEKAAADAKGGGEKKAAPVSVVTFDVDKLPLDPDFMQIIKGKAIRTTPLPLNEVTAESGTVAVWGEVFSVDKRVTRDGSKAIYSMNFTDYTSSNTLKIFEEVAKCEPLDSLSPGAVIAARGEASYDKYDREVNIRVNDLALLKKLNVTDIAPEKRVELHCHSNMSSMDGLAPVEKLINRAYQWGHKAIAITDHGVVQAFPEAMNAVEAIRKKGGDFKVLYGVESYFVNDMIPIVAGLGDIPFDGTFIVFDIETTGLSANTERMTEIGAVRVVNRQVEEIFSTFVDPEKAIPAEISRLTGITDEMVKDAPSEKEAMEKFYEFCGGDNAILVAHNAGFDTGFIAKAAARCGMSYAFTSIDTVPISRALYKELKNHKLNTVAKHLKLPDFNHHRASDDAKVLADIFLLMLEQISGETGAGHVSQINTVLSGNDPKKSPSFHQILIAKNLVGLKNLYRLISAAHLEYYHKRPRIPKSLLVRHREGLLVGSACEAGELFRAVVEGKSWNALCEIAKFYDFLEIQPIANNAFMLRDGKVDSEETLREYNRTIVKLGERLNIPVVATGDVHFLDKKDAVGREILMTGMGFKDAAQQSPLYLHTTQEMLDEFAYLGQEKALELVVENPGKLAELVEYFKPIPDGTFTPTIEGAEEDLQRITWDKAREVYGDPIPEIVSKRLDRELGSIIKHGFSVLYMIAQKLVQKSEQDGYLVGSRGSVGSSFVATMAGISEVNPLAPHYVCPNCRHSEFIEDGSVGSGFDLPAKNCPKCGTLFKQDGHDIPFETFLGFDGDKAPDIDLNFSGEYQSQAHKYTEELFGSSHVFKAGTISTVADKTAYGFVKKYLDEQGRILHRAEENRLVLGCTGVKRTTGQHPGGMVVVPADYEVYDFTPVQHPADDPNSDVITTHFDFHSLHDTILKLDILGHDVPTLYKRLEEITGLTIADVPMSDPKVFSLFTTPEALGVTEEEIDCNTGTLGLPEMGTSFVRQMLGEARPKNFSDLLQISGLSHGTDVWLGNAQDLIRSGTCDISQVIGTRDSIMTTLLYKGLEPKMAFQIMEITRKGKAPKLLTQDHIDAMLKNNVPQWYIDSCMKIKYMFPKAHAAAYVIAAIRLGWFKIYHPLAFYAAVYTVRGADLDAQAAIGGKNAVALKMDALRQLGNERTTKENDQLATLQIMAETLARGIKFLPVDLFISHATRYQVEDGNIRLPFSALKGLGENAAKSLMEAGKQGPYISCDEVITRAGISKSVMETLREAGSLAGLPESSQISLF, encoded by the coding sequence GTGAATTTGGGTACCTTTGGAACGCTCATCGCTGATTATTTGGAAAGACCCCTTTCCCCCGCTTTGGCTGATGCAGAAATCCTACATATAGCGTTGGATCGGGATAAGGCCATTTTGTCTGTTCAAATAAAGCCGGGCAGTCTGGTATCCAAAACTGAGCTAAGCCACATTGCCTCTGTTTTGGGAGATAAGCTCTCTCTCACCGGCTGTACTCTAATCCCCCGGTATGCGCCCCAGCTTTTTCAGGCCTCCTATTTTCAAGACCTCATTGATGCAGTCCGCAAAAAGGGTGTGCCGGTCAACGGCTTTTTTGACGGAGCCGCCGCCTCCTTTGCCGATGATACCCTAACCATTCAGTTGGCAGGAGCGGGAGCAGATTTTTTGGAGGGCCTCAATTGCCCCAAGCTATTGGAGCAGGCCATTAAAGAGGAATTCTCCCGGGCTGTGGCCGTAGTGTTTGTTGCAGGCCAGCAGAGTGAGGAGGAAGACTTCACCCAAGTGCGGGAGGCGGAGATCGCCCAGACCGCCCGGATGCAAATGGCCACCACCCGCAGTGAAAAAGCGGCGGCGGATGCCAAGGGCGGCGGCGAGAAAAAGGCCGCCCCAGTCAGCGTGGTCACCTTTGATGTGGACAAGCTCCCCCTTGACCCGGATTTCATGCAGATCATCAAGGGCAAGGCGATCCGCACCACGCCACTCCCCCTCAACGAGGTTACAGCCGAAAGCGGCACCGTGGCTGTGTGGGGTGAGGTTTTCTCGGTGGATAAACGGGTCACCCGGGATGGCTCCAAGGCCATCTATTCCATGAACTTCACCGATTACACCAGCTCCAACACCCTCAAAATTTTTGAGGAGGTTGCCAAGTGTGAACCACTGGACAGCCTTTCCCCCGGTGCTGTTATTGCCGCCCGTGGCGAAGCCAGCTACGATAAATACGACCGTGAGGTCAACATCCGGGTCAATGATCTGGCTTTGCTGAAAAAGCTGAACGTTACCGATATAGCCCCCGAAAAACGGGTGGAGCTCCACTGCCACAGCAACATGTCCTCCATGGATGGCCTTGCCCCGGTGGAAAAGCTCATCAACCGTGCCTACCAGTGGGGCCACAAAGCCATCGCCATCACCGATCACGGCGTGGTGCAGGCCTTCCCCGAGGCCATGAACGCAGTGGAAGCCATCCGCAAAAAGGGCGGGGACTTCAAGGTTCTGTATGGGGTGGAAAGCTATTTTGTCAACGATATGATTCCCATTGTTGCCGGGCTGGGGGATATCCCCTTTGACGGCACCTTTATTGTATTCGATATAGAAACCACCGGCCTTTCCGCCAACACCGAGCGTATGACTGAAATTGGTGCTGTCCGGGTGGTGAACCGGCAGGTTGAGGAAATTTTCTCCACCTTTGTAGACCCGGAAAAGGCCATTCCCGCCGAGATCAGCCGCCTGACCGGCATCACCGACGAAATGGTCAAGGATGCCCCCAGCGAAAAAGAAGCCATGGAAAAATTCTATGAATTCTGCGGCGGGGATAACGCCATTCTGGTGGCCCACAATGCGGGCTTTGATACCGGGTTTATCGCCAAGGCGGCCGCCCGGTGCGGCATGAGCTACGCCTTCACCTCCATCGATACGGTGCCCATCAGCCGGGCGCTCTATAAGGAGCTGAAAAACCACAAGCTAAATACCGTGGCTAAGCACCTGAAACTGCCGGATTTCAACCATCACCGGGCTTCTGACGATGCCAAGGTGCTGGCCGATATCTTCCTTTTGATGCTGGAGCAGATCAGCGGTGAAACAGGTGCCGGGCATGTTTCTCAGATTAATACGGTGCTTTCCGGCAACGACCCGAAAAAAAGCCCCAGCTTCCACCAGATTCTCATTGCCAAAAACTTGGTGGGGCTGAAAAACCTTTACCGTCTAATTTCCGCCGCCCATCTGGAATATTACCACAAGCGGCCCCGCATTCCCAAAAGCCTGCTGGTGCGCCACCGGGAGGGCCTGCTGGTGGGCAGTGCCTGCGAGGCAGGCGAGCTGTTCCGAGCGGTGGTGGAGGGCAAAAGCTGGAACGCCCTGTGCGAAATCGCCAAGTTTTATGATTTCCTTGAAATCCAGCCCATTGCCAACAACGCTTTTATGCTGCGGGATGGCAAGGTGGACAGCGAAGAAACCCTGCGGGAATACAACCGCACCATCGTTAAGCTGGGGGAACGGCTGAACATTCCCGTTGTAGCCACGGGCGATGTGCACTTTCTGGATAAAAAGGATGCTGTTGGCCGGGAAATCCTCATGACCGGCATGGGCTTTAAGGATGCGGCTCAGCAGTCCCCCCTTTATTTACATACCACACAGGAAATGCTGGATGAATTCGCCTATCTGGGTCAGGAAAAGGCCTTGGAACTGGTGGTGGAAAACCCGGGCAAGCTGGCCGAACTGGTGGAATATTTCAAGCCTATCCCGGATGGCACCTTCACCCCCACCATCGAAGGAGCGGAGGAGGATTTACAGCGCATCACATGGGATAAGGCCCGTGAGGTTTACGGTGACCCTATCCCCGAGATTGTCTCCAAGCGGCTGGATCGGGAACTGGGCTCTATTATCAAGCACGGCTTTTCGGTGCTGTATATGATCGCTCAGAAGCTGGTGCAAAAATCCGAGCAGGATGGCTATTTGGTTGGCTCCCGTGGCTCGGTTGGCTCCTCCTTTGTGGCCACCATGGCGGGCATCTCGGAGGTTAACCCGCTGGCTCCCCATTATGTTTGCCCCAACTGCCGCCACAGCGAATTCATCGAGGATGGCTCGGTGGGCTCCGGCTTTGACCTGCCCGCCAAAAACTGCCCCAAATGCGGCACCCTCTTTAAGCAGGACGGCCACGACATCCCCTTCGAAACCTTTCTGGGCTTCGATGGCGATAAGGCCCCCGATATCGACTTGAACTTTTCCGGTGAATACCAATCCCAAGCCCACAAATACACCGAGGAGCTGTTCGGCTCCTCCCATGTGTTCAAGGCCGGGACGATCTCCACCGTTGCGGATAAAACCGCCTATGGCTTTGTGAAAAAGTATCTGGATGAGCAGGGCCGCATCCTCCACCGGGCGGAGGAAAACCGTCTGGTGCTGGGCTGCACCGGCGTGAAGCGCACCACCGGCCAGCATCCCGGCGGCATGGTGGTTGTTCCGGCGGATTACGAGGTCTATGATTTCACTCCGGTTCAGCACCCGGCGGATGACCCCAACTCGGATGTGATCACCACTCACTTCGACTTCCATTCCCTTCATGATACCATTCTGAAGCTGGATATTCTGGGGCACGACGTGCCGACCCTGTATAAACGGCTGGAGGAAATAACCGGCCTGACCATCGCCGATGTTCCCATGAGCGACCCCAAGGTTTTCAGCCTGTTCACCACCCCGGAGGCGCTGGGGGTTACCGAGGAGGAAATCGACTGCAACACCGGCACCCTTGGCCTGCCGGAAATGGGAACCAGCTTTGTCCGCCAGATGCTGGGTGAAGCACGGCCCAAGAACTTCTCCGACCTTTTGCAGATTTCCGGCCTTTCCCACGGCACCGACGTTTGGCTGGGCAATGCGCAGGATTTGATCCGAAGCGGCACCTGCGATATCTCACAGGTGATCGGTACTCGTGACAGCATCATGACCACTTTGCTCTACAAGGGGCTGGAGCCGAAAATGGCCTTCCAGATCATGGAGATCACCCGTAAGGGCAAGGCGCCCAAGCTGCTGACACAGGATCACATCGACGCCATGCTGAAAAACAATGTGCCCCAGTGGTACATTGACAGCTGTATGAAAATCAAGTATATGTTCCCCAAGGCTCATGCGGCGGCCTATGTTATTGCGGCTATCCGGCTGGGCTGGTTCAAGATTTATCACCCGCTGGCTTTTTATGCCGCTGTTTATACCGTGCGGGGAGCCGATCTGGATGCACAGGCGGCTATTGGCGGCAAAAATGCCGTTGCCCTGAAAATGGATGCTCTGCGCCAGCTGGGCAACGAGCGGACAACCAAGGAAAACGACCAGCTTGCCACCTTGCAGATCATGGCGGAAACGCTGGCACGAGGCATCAAATTTTTGCCGGTGGATTTGTTTATTTCCCACGCCACCCGGTATCAGGTGGAGGATGGCAACATCCGCCTGCCCTTCTCGGCTTTGAAGGGGCTGGGGGAAAACGCCGCCAAAAGCTTGATGGAGGCCGGAAAGCAGGGGCCTTATATTTCTTGTGACGAGGTAATCACCCGGGCGGGCATCTCCAAATCGGTGATGGAAACCCTGCGGGAGGCGGGCAGCCTGGCAGGCCTGCCGGAAAGCAGCCAGATTTCACTGTTTTAG
- a CDS encoding potassium transporter TrkG: MAMPVWLKKFQQALSPAQIIALSFLFVILLGGFLLSLPISHQENVDVPVLDAFFTAVSAVCVTGLVTVTTASTWSLFGKLVILFLIQIGGLSLITLLTYFMVNFGKKVSLKDRLMIQTAFNHSSLGGMVKMVLLVIKGTLVCEALGAAILFFSFAHQGVAWHKALFYGIFHAISAFCNAGFDIIGDQSLIPYSANLPINVVIMALIIIGGIGFTVWKDFVSKIMYFFSAHIKQRYHFSLHTKLALITTIALIVGGMLFFLIAEYNNPQTIGGFSLPHKLLAALFQSVTLRTAGFATIAQNGLTEASKLISSLLMLVGGSPGGTAGGMKTVTLAIIVCSVWSIIKGRKNIVVLKRTISVITLQKSLTVIVLMLLLLFIGTAILSATEDHTVFPHGISDLLFEVSSALGTVGLTTGITPYLSSIGKNVLMLCMFIGRIGPITLIISLSHKVHNGDDLLGYPAEEVMIG; encoded by the coding sequence ATGGCTATGCCAGTTTGGCTTAAAAAGTTTCAGCAGGCACTTTCCCCCGCGCAAATCATTGCTCTGAGCTTTTTGTTTGTTATCCTCCTTGGCGGGTTTCTTTTATCCTTGCCGATTTCTCACCAAGAAAATGTGGATGTCCCGGTCTTGGATGCTTTCTTCACCGCAGTTTCTGCCGTTTGTGTAACCGGCCTTGTAACCGTGACAACAGCCTCTACTTGGAGCCTTTTTGGAAAGCTGGTCATCCTCTTTTTAATACAGATCGGTGGCCTGAGTTTAATTACTCTGCTAACCTATTTTATGGTCAACTTTGGAAAAAAGGTTTCACTCAAAGACCGGCTCATGATTCAAACAGCTTTTAACCACTCCTCTTTAGGGGGGATGGTCAAAATGGTGCTTCTGGTCATTAAAGGCACCCTTGTTTGTGAAGCGCTTGGCGCGGCGATTCTATTTTTTTCTTTTGCTCATCAGGGTGTTGCTTGGCATAAAGCCTTGTTTTATGGCATCTTCCATGCCATATCGGCTTTTTGCAATGCAGGCTTTGATATAATAGGAGACCAAAGCCTGATTCCCTATTCTGCCAATTTACCCATTAATGTGGTAATCATGGCACTCATTATCATAGGCGGTATCGGATTCACCGTTTGGAAAGACTTTGTAAGCAAAATCATGTACTTCTTTTCTGCCCACATCAAGCAAAGGTATCATTTTTCTCTTCATACAAAGCTGGCGCTAATCACGACCATCGCCCTGATTGTAGGCGGAATGTTATTTTTTCTTATAGCGGAATACAACAATCCCCAAACCATTGGTGGCTTTTCACTGCCGCATAAGCTGTTGGCGGCGCTGTTTCAATCCGTTACGCTTCGAACAGCGGGGTTTGCAACCATTGCACAAAACGGCTTAACAGAAGCCTCTAAGCTGATTTCCAGCTTGTTGATGCTGGTTGGCGGTTCGCCGGGAGGAACGGCAGGCGGTATGAAAACCGTTACGCTGGCTATCATTGTATGCAGCGTTTGGTCCATTATAAAAGGCCGAAAAAACATTGTGGTTCTAAAGCGCACCATATCGGTTATTACCCTTCAAAAATCCCTGACCGTGATTGTGTTGATGCTGCTTCTGTTATTCATCGGAACCGCGATCCTTTCCGCAACAGAAGATCACACCGTATTTCCACACGGCATTTCCGATTTGCTGTTCGAGGTTTCATCGGCGCTGGGAACGGTTGGCCTTACTACAGGCATCACGCCCTACCTTTCGTCAATAGGCAAAAATGTTTTGATGCTGTGCATGTTTATTGGCAGAATCGGCCCCATAACCCTCATTATTTCATTGTCCCACAAAGTTCACAATGGGGATGATTTGTTGGGATACCCTGCTGAAGAAGTCATGATAGGATAA
- a CDS encoding GNAT family N-acetyltransferase, whose protein sequence is MQYRKSNLKDCKAIYSLICDMENKELSYDRFCSIYQDQISDHHYYCLVCEHEDAVVGALNMRFELQLHHTEQIAEILEFAVAAECRNKGIGNEMFAHSCRIARDNGCSQIEVACNQLRKDTHRFYIREDMHNFHFKFSKRLIGDNIQQNALGR, encoded by the coding sequence ATGCAGTATAGAAAAAGCAATTTAAAGGATTGCAAAGCAATTTATTCTTTGATCTGTGATATGGAAAACAAGGAACTTTCTTATGACAGGTTTTGCTCAATCTATCAGGATCAAATAAGTGACCACCACTACTATTGCCTGGTCTGTGAGCACGAAGATGCAGTGGTTGGCGCTTTGAATATGCGGTTTGAATTGCAATTGCATCATACAGAGCAGATCGCAGAAATTCTCGAATTTGCAGTTGCCGCTGAATGCCGTAACAAAGGGATAGGAAACGAAATGTTCGCCCACAGCTGCCGAATTGCAAGAGATAACGGCTGTTCACAAATTGAGGTAGCCTGTAATCAGTTACGCAAAGATACGCATCGCTTTTATATTCGAGAAGATATGCATAACTTTCATTTCAAGTTCTCCAAACGACTGATTGGTGATAACATTCAGCAGAATGCGCTCGGAAGATAA
- a CDS encoding ABC transporter ATP-binding protein: MLAVNDVGYIYQSKYQSIEALKHVSCDFSAGKLYAVMGPSGSGKSTLLSLLAGLDLPTSGEILVEGRSMASLNRDRYRLETASVVYQSFNLFPLLTALENVMYPMELLGKKKCEAAETAKRLISEVGLGEKSYKQFPVMMSGGEQQRVAIARALAAGGKILLADEPTGNLDSANEANVVELLKELAHHRGYLVIVITHNQYVGNHADAVYWMGDGQLRIDHVEAPGAMRT; this comes from the coding sequence ATGTTAGCCGTAAATGATGTCGGATATATATATCAGAGCAAATATCAATCCATTGAAGCGCTCAAGCATGTTAGCTGCGATTTCAGTGCAGGCAAACTGTATGCTGTTATGGGGCCATCCGGCAGCGGAAAAAGCACACTTCTATCCCTGTTGGCTGGTTTGGATCTGCCAACCTCCGGTGAGATATTGGTGGAGGGCAGGTCAATGGCTTCTCTGAATCGTGATCGTTATAGGCTTGAAACGGCCTCGGTAGTCTATCAATCCTTTAACCTTTTCCCTCTGCTTACGGCGTTGGAAAACGTAATGTACCCCATGGAACTATTGGGTAAAAAAAAGTGTGAAGCGGCGGAAACCGCAAAGCGGCTTATTTCAGAGGTAGGCCTTGGCGAGAAATCCTACAAGCAATTTCCGGTCATGATGAGTGGCGGTGAGCAGCAGCGTGTTGCGATTGCACGAGCCCTTGCAGCGGGAGGTAAAATATTGTTGGCTGACGAACCCACCGGTAACCTTGATTCGGCAAACGAGGCAAACGTGGTGGAGCTGTTAAAAGAGTTGGCTCACCACCGGGGATACCTGGTAATCGTGATCACACACAACCAGTATGTTGGCAACCATGCCGACGCTGTCTATTGGATGGGAGACGGCCAACTGCGGATCGATCACGTTGAGGCTCCGGGGGCGATGCGCACATGA
- a CDS encoding ABC transporter permease has protein sequence MKSLLMVAVCTLIVLFLFLYIGSMQANQIQLANLPDAMPVYARISNLNGTMNSGGILIKENVINTLTDSPHVTELAYTVPLGVALGRITEQGMQDMKTGDLTFPLAAGANGLIACPGLLPENITFIDGAGPEFLEGEEALCIIRNGDMERNNLELGDRVWMTLFYATYPNDRYDLTYKWLGMFEVKIVGSRGDVGDSADGSIPSQIIFPAKWIQRLHKDAGIMFFADSARFRVAHPLELNAFKAQMKELQLMPVISQAQHSHRGNALTVNDEVFVRAASRLMDNITLMRVFTPFVCVIVGLVGFVVSYLLMNSRKPEIAIMRSMGMSRGKCFAMLFLENFILELVGSSLGILAATLFAQMSAALAVTVVALFFACYMAGTAAALVIIGRFSVMAVLAALE, from the coding sequence GTGAAAAGCCTTCTTATGGTGGCTGTCTGCACACTGATTGTATTATTCTTGTTTCTTTACATAGGCAGTATGCAGGCCAACCAGATCCAGCTTGCCAACCTACCGGATGCTATGCCGGTATACGCACGGATCAGCAACCTCAATGGCACAATGAATTCCGGGGGAATATTAATTAAGGAAAATGTAATCAATACCTTAACGGATTCTCCCCATGTGACAGAGCTTGCCTATACTGTACCGTTAGGGGTGGCGTTAGGGCGTATAACTGAACAAGGTATGCAGGATATGAAGACAGGCGATCTTACCTTTCCCTTGGCTGCCGGTGCAAATGGGCTCATTGCTTGCCCCGGTTTGCTGCCGGAGAATATCACCTTTATTGATGGCGCAGGTCCAGAGTTTCTGGAAGGTGAGGAAGCCCTGTGTATTATCCGTAACGGCGATATGGAAAGAAATAATCTTGAGCTTGGCGACCGTGTTTGGATGACGCTATTTTACGCAACCTATCCAAACGATCGATACGACCTCACCTATAAATGGCTGGGAATGTTTGAGGTGAAAATAGTGGGCAGCCGCGGAGATGTGGGAGATTCCGCCGATGGAAGCATACCTTCCCAAATCATTTTCCCGGCTAAGTGGATACAAAGGCTGCACAAAGACGCTGGCATCATGTTTTTTGCAGATTCGGCACGGTTCCGGGTGGCCCATCCTTTAGAACTCAATGCTTTTAAAGCGCAAATGAAAGAATTACAGCTTATGCCCGTTATCTCTCAGGCTCAACATTCCCACAGGGGAAATGCGTTGACAGTAAACGATGAAGTCTTTGTGCGGGCGGCCAGCCGCCTAATGGATAATATTACGCTGATGCGGGTATTCACGCCTTTTGTTTGTGTAATAGTGGGCCTCGTTGGTTTTGTGGTATCTTACCTGCTGATGAACAGCAGAAAGCCGGAAATAGCCATTATGCGCTCTATGGGCATGAGCCGCGGAAAGTGTTTCGCAATGCTTTTTCTGGAAAACTTTATATTGGAATTAGTGGGCAGTTCTCTTGGTATACTAGCGGCCACCCTTTTTGCTCAAATGAGTGCGGCCCTGGCGGTAACGGTTGTGGCTCTGTTTTTTGCCTGTTATATGGCGGGAACAGCGGCGGCATTGGTGATTATCGGAAGATTCAGCGTGATGGCAGTTCTCGCAGCCCTAGAGTAA
- a CDS encoding ABC transporter permease, which yields MRIIAKSIRQMLRTPVRSALFLVLIALAASLLSLGGGLYLLSSENTKRLEDVFVTIGTVRQKSTRVYERETWDAEKKEYITRGSQAEYASIVPVDVLHFEGANYIHSPVRRPYYGAYNFDWKVHNEDWSVTLIAQWRENYPVLELEPVEDCVPDHPVRMNIKKRLYFERPVDGWEGLWLCDHYNPDPLPLYAGKTYIMALDWKPEHADFPRFSGEFFPSAYDYNLREHRASPRYEEWAIASTQYRPDGERIPDSFAITAPWDEVTEGFYDTPRGLRWLEYAKSMHRAEYTIPVIPTDSTELLMSFYNGNSNVTQGRDITKEEYRTGDRVCLITQEFASLNGFSVGDQLALPLYYADYRDSAGRDFSPGDVLLGIPDHLLNAQGKCYEVFEENEYTIVGIYNEINKVTRSSGFDMPANGVVIPAASVKNSDENNILDYGPMMDYNTVFQIPNGTIGPFMEAWEKQGADDLEITFYDRGYTQLKEGLDKIKGVALALFVAGTFIATIILLFFCQMFIGKQKKRTAIERCLGMSRAQCSLSLLSGILVIALLGSIAGSSAGYFLSGRAMKLFTSQTQNERFNTEYSSWADTAHKKLDIQLGDSPADPIICVVTGSFILILSAAIAMVGIQSNLRSEPLKLLSMRET from the coding sequence ATGAGAATCATCGCGAAAAGTATACGGCAGATGCTGCGCACGCCGGTGCGATCGGCACTGTTTTTGGTTTTAATTGCATTGGCAGCTTCGCTGCTCTCGCTGGGCGGTGGGCTTTATCTGCTCAGCTCGGAAAACACAAAGCGATTGGAAGACGTTTTTGTTACCATTGGCACAGTGCGGCAGAAATCAACAAGGGTTTATGAGCGTGAAACATGGGATGCGGAAAAAAAAGAGTATATTACCCGGGGATCTCAAGCAGAATATGCTTCCATAGTTCCGGTTGATGTGCTGCATTTCGAGGGAGCCAATTATATACATTCTCCGGTGCGAAGACCCTATTATGGTGCATATAATTTTGATTGGAAAGTACATAATGAGGATTGGTCTGTCACACTTATTGCACAGTGGCGGGAAAACTATCCGGTTTTGGAGCTGGAACCGGTTGAGGATTGTGTGCCTGATCACCCCGTGCGTATGAACATAAAAAAGAGACTTTATTTTGAAAGGCCGGTAGATGGCTGGGAGGGCCTTTGGCTGTGCGACCACTACAACCCAGATCCCTTGCCTCTGTATGCCGGAAAAACCTATATTATGGCATTGGATTGGAAGCCGGAGCATGCAGACTTCCCACGGTTTTCAGGGGAGTTTTTCCCCAGTGCTTATGATTATAATTTGAGAGAGCATCGTGCCTCGCCCCGTTATGAGGAATGGGCCATTGCTTCCACCCAGTACCGCCCAGACGGGGAACGCATTCCCGACAGCTTTGCCATAACTGCTCCGTGGGATGAGGTTACGGAGGGCTTTTATGATACCCCAAGGGGGCTCAGATGGCTGGAATATGCAAAATCGATGCATCGAGCTGAATACACCATTCCCGTTATACCTACCGACAGCACTGAATTGCTGATGTCCTTTTACAACGGCAACTCCAACGTTACCCAAGGGCGAGATATCACCAAAGAGGAGTATAGAACAGGAGATCGGGTTTGCCTGATTACGCAAGAATTTGCAAGTCTCAATGGCTTCTCGGTGGGGGACCAGCTGGCGCTCCCCTTGTATTATGCGGATTACCGAGACTCGGCCGGTCGGGATTTTTCTCCCGGTGACGTTCTTCTGGGGATACCGGATCACCTCCTAAATGCGCAAGGAAAGTGCTACGAGGTTTTTGAGGAGAACGAATACACCATCGTTGGAATTTATAACGAGATCAATAAGGTAACGCGCTCTTCGGGTTTCGATATGCCGGCGAATGGGGTGGTGATTCCCGCCGCATCGGTGAAAAACAGTGATGAGAACAACATTTTGGATTATGGCCCCATGATGGATTACAACACTGTTTTCCAAATTCCCAACGGAACCATCGGGCCATTTATGGAGGCTTGGGAAAAGCAAGGTGCTGACGATCTTGAAATTACCTTTTACGATAGAGGGTATACACAGCTAAAAGAGGGGCTGGATAAAATCAAGGGGGTTGCGTTGGCTCTGTTTGTTGCGGGAACGTTTATTGCAACTATCATTTTACTGTTTTTCTGTCAGATGTTTATCGGCAAGCAGAAAAAACGCACAGCCATTGAGCGCTGTTTAGGGATGAGCAGGGCACAGTGTTCACTTTCCCTGCTGTCGGGTATCCTTGTAATAGCATTGCTTGGCTCCATAGCAGGCAGTTCAGCTGGATATTTTTTGTCAGGCAGGGCCATGAAGCTTTTTACATCCCAAACGCAAAACGAAAGATTCAACACAGAATACAGCAGCTGGGCTGATACCGCTCATAAAAAACTGGATATACAACTAGGTGATTCTCCTGCCGACCCCATAATCTGCGTAGTAACCGGATCGTTTATTCTTATTTTGTCGGCGGCAATTGCTATGGTGGGGATTCAAAGCAACTTGAGAAGCGAGCCATTAAAGCTATTAAGCATGCGAGAGACATAA
- a CDS encoding TrkA family potassium uptake protein, with amino-acid sequence MKDQLLNSIQVSPHTQFAVLGLGKFGRSITKTLYENGLNVLCCDLDEHKVQDAAGYSTHAFQADVSEKAALEKIGIGNFDVVIIAFSSDFEAAAITATIVKEMGVGFILAKANGLRQKQILESIGVDRVVLPEKEMGERIAYGFITNDLLDYIHRSDKYDIIEMKPLPKWIGISLQKLRLRQTEGINIIAIIRDNDVMAVLDAQTELFTTDNLIVLKSRQ; translated from the coding sequence ATGAAGGATCAACTGTTGAACAGCATACAGGTTTCCCCCCATACACAATTTGCCGTGCTGGGCCTGGGAAAATTCGGCCGCAGCATAACCAAAACACTCTATGAAAATGGTCTGAATGTTTTATGCTGTGATTTGGATGAACATAAGGTGCAGGATGCTGCCGGTTATTCAACACATGCCTTCCAAGCTGATGTGTCGGAAAAAGCGGCTCTTGAAAAAATCGGGATCGGCAATTTCGATGTGGTGATCATTGCATTCAGCTCTGATTTTGAAGCAGCGGCTATTACCGCAACCATCGTTAAAGAGATGGGCGTGGGCTTTATTCTGGCAAAGGCCAACGGGCTGCGCCAAAAACAAATATTGGAATCCATCGGGGTTGATCGTGTTGTTCTGCCAGAAAAAGAAATGGGTGAACGAATTGCCTATGGCTTTATCACCAATGATTTGTTGGATTACATCCATCGGTCAGATAAATACGATATTATCGAAATGAAGCCCCTTCCCAAATGGATTGGAATCAGTCTACAAAAGCTTAGATTGCGCCAGACCGAGGGCATCAATATCATTGCTATTATCCGGGATAACGATGTGATGGCGGTTCTTGATGCACAAACAGAGCTGTTTACCACCGATAATCTGATTGTTTTAAAATCAAGACAGTAA